TTCGGGTAATGGGTTAAGCATTTCCCAGGAATACAGAAAGCGAAATTCGGGGTTGGAGCAGAGCAGCCTGTGCAGAGCGGTGGTTCCGGTTCGCTGCAACCCGGCGATCAGAATGATCTTGCCGATGTCGATTTCCAGAATGTCTGGATTTTCGTTGAATAATTGTTCAGCACGCAAACGCGTCGNNNNNNNNNNACAAGGCCGATACGATTCTCGTGTTCTGTAACATGTTACCCAACGTGTTCAGGTGGGATTCCTGATTGATCGATTTTACGAGAATATTCAGTGGTTCCATGAACCAATCGTCGCCGAAATCGGTCAATCCGGTTTTGCGTTTGGCGGCTGCGACCATGCGCTCTACCTGCAAACTGCCGCCCATCCCCATTCTTTCGACCATCCTGCCCGCCCGGTTGAACAAGGCAATCGGCAGTGGCCGGTATGGATTGCGGTAGTCTGTGGAGGTTTCCAGCACGGCGTTCATCCGGCTGACACACGGCCGGGGATCGCTGTCGCGAAAGCAATCACGAAGAGCCCCGGGCAAGCCCGGTAACATTCACGACACGGGTGGCGGGTTGGGGATGATCCTTGGCCCTGATCCAGCGAAAACACATGGTTCCCGAAGTGTGGCCCGCGGTGTCCAGCCAGTTTGGCAGCCCCGGGTTCCGGTGAGCCACCACAAGGCGGATCGATCCGTCCGGCTCGTAATGCGCCAGGTGCTTGTTGGTGTGGATCGTGTGGTAGCGGTAGTCCAGCGATTCCATCCAGTAGTTGTTCAACTGGAAATTCCAGTGTTCGCATTCGGGAGGCATCACCTCGATCAACAGGGCCTCGTCTTCCGCCACCGCCCAGTGACTGTGATAGTAGACGATGTTGGGGTCGCCGCCGGCGGCGAGCGATACGTCGGGATCGAACATGGGCAGCGAGTTGCTGTGTTTCCTGAAGTCGCGGG
This genomic interval from Gemmatimonadota bacterium contains the following:
- a CDS encoding sulfotransferase translates to TRLRAEQLFNENPDILEIDIGKIILIAGLQRTGTTALHRLLCSNPEFRFLYSWEMLNPLPEPNEKQDNPRSRIKKAKFAGRAMRYMAPEFFAVHPIEHDAPEEDIFLL